The Acinetobacter chinensis genomic sequence TAATGGTGGGTGTGCCGTACTGATGCACCCACGGATTCATGATTTCCCAGTTGCCCAGATGCGGTGTAATAATTAAAGCCCCTTTAGGGTCATTCAATGCATCCTGAAGAGTACTCAGGTTGTGTACATTTTTAATCTGTCGGATATTCCACTCTGTTGGCATAGCCCAGCATTTGAGCGATTCAGCATAACTAAGACACTGGTGTACAACGCTGCTGCGCGCCAGCTGTTCCTGTTGATCTGTGCTCAGTGTCGGATAGCACAGCGCAATATTGACACGGGACTTCCATAACATTCCCTTATCTTTCTGACTGTTGATGATGCTGGCAGCTGTTCTGGCAACAGCTCTCAGTGCAGGCATTGGAGTAAAGCGGAAGATAGACAGTAAACTCATGTATCAACGGTTTAAAAAATTAATGACTTTATTTTACTGCAAAATCTTTTTTGACTTAAAGACAGTCGTGGTTGTTGTGCTGTAACACAGTAAAACAGTGTAATTTAATTCAAAGTGCTCAACGAAAATATCTATTTTTTTGATAGAATAATGCGATAAGTAACTTTTTATTTTTTAAATAATTGATATTCAGGATCACCGGATTAAAGGGTTAGAAAAACATGCGTATTCTTGTGACTGGCGGGGCTGGATTTATTGGCTCAGCATTGATTCGGTTTCTTATTTCAAATACTGCCAATCAAGTCTGTAATTTAGATAAATTAACATATGCCGGTAATCTTGAATCGTTGACAGAAATTGAAAACTCACCTGCCTATCAGTTCAGACAGATTGATATCTGTGATGGAGCTGCACTTGAGCAGGTGGTGCAGGAGTTTCAACCTGAAGTGGTGATGCATCTTGCGGCTGAGTCGCATGTAGACCGTTCAATTGATGGCCCTGCTGCATTTATTCAGACCAATATTGTTGGGACGTACACTTTGCTGGAAGTTGTCCGTAAATACTGGATGACTTTGGCGGCTGAGCAGAAAGACAGTTTCCGTTTTCACCATATTTCGACAGATGAAGTCTATGGTGATCTTGAAGGGACAACAGATCTGTTCACTGAAACTACATCCTATGCGCCAAGTTCGCCTTATTCTGCAAGTAAAGCCAGTTCAGACCATCTAGTCAGAGCATGGCACAGAACTTATGGACTACCAGTGCTGGTTACCAACTGTTCAAATAATTATGGACCGTACCATTTTCCTGAAAAACTGATTCCTCTAGTGATTCTGAATGCACTTGAGGGTAAGCCTTTGCCTGTGTATGGAAATGGTCAGCAGATCCGCGACTGGCTGTTTGTGGAAGATCATGCCCGCGCACTGTATAAAGTCGTGACTGAGGGTGTGGTGGGAGAAACCTACAATATCGGTGGTCATAATGAAAAACAGAATATTGAAGTGGTTAGAACCATCTGCGGTATTCTGGATGAATTAAGTCCATCGAAGAGTGGACAACCGTATGCTGACCAGATCACTTTTGTGAAAGATCGTCCAGGGCATGATTTGAGATATGCGATTGATGCTTCAAAAATTGCTACTGAACTGGGGTGGAAGCCACAGGAGACCTTTGAGTCGGGTATCCGTAAAACCGTGGAGTGGTATCTGAGTCATATGAGCTGGTGCCAGCATGTGCAGGATGGCAGTTATCAACGGGAAAGACTGGGGACAGAGGGTTAAATAATGACTACAGTAACAAAAGGTATTATTCTGGCAGGCGGTTCAGGTACCCGTTTATACCCAATCACCAAAGGCGTTTCCAAGCAGCTTTTACCAATCTACGATAAACCTATGGTTTATTATCCTTTGTCTGTTCTGATGCTTGCAGGTATTCGTGAAGTACTGATAATCAGTACTCCAGACGATATAGATGGATTTAAGCGGTTACTGGGTGATGGCTCACAGTTTGGTATTGAATTACATTATGAAATTCAACCCAGCCCAGACGGTTTAGCGCAGGCATTCATTATTGGTGAAGACTTCATTGGTGACAGTAACGTTTGCCTGGTTCTTGGCGATAATATTTTTTATGGTCAGGGTTTCACACCAATGTTACGTCAGGCAGTTGCACGGGAAAAGGGTGCGACAGTGTTCGGTTATCAGGTTAAAGACCCTGAGCGTTTTGGCGTGGTTGAGTTCGATGAGCAGAAACGGGCAGTTTCACTTGAAGAAAAACCTGAACATCCGAAGTCCAATTTTGCAGTAACGGGGCTTTACTTCTACGATAATGAAGTCATTCAGATTGCGAAGCAGGTGAAGCCTTCTGATCGTGGTGAGCTGGAAATTACAACTGTAAATCAGATCTATCTGGAAAAAGGTAATCTGAATGTTGAGTTGCTCGGACGTGGTTTTGCATGGTTGGATACTGGAACACATTCGAGTCTACTTGAAGCAGCACAGTTTGTTGAAACGATAGAGAAACGCCAGGGTTATAAAGTCGCCTGTCTGGAAGAGATCGCACTCAATAACGGATGGTTGAGTAAGCAGCAGGTGTTATCCATTGGGCAGAGCATGAGTAAAAATGACTATGGACAGTATCTGATCTCTTTGGTGAATGAGTAATGATGAGTCTTATAAAGTTAATTGATTTACCTGATCTGGGAGATGACAGAGGCGGTCTGGTTGCAATTGAGTCAAACCAGTCGGTCCCGTTTGAAGTCAAGCGACTGTATTATATTTTTAATACAACGGACAGACCCCGTGGTTTTCATGCACATATAGAGCTGAAGCAGCTGGCGATATGTCTTAAAGGAAGCTGTCGTTTTATACTCGATGATGGTAAGTCAAAAGAAGAAATTCTCCTGGATACCCCATTACAGGGGTTATATATTGATGGAGTTGTCTGGCGGGAAATGCATGATTTTTCTGAAGATTGTGTTCTCCTGGTACTTGCAAGTGAACATTTCAGCGAAGCAGATTATATTCGGGATTATCAGGACTTTTTAAAGGCAGTGCAGAATGGAAATAGAATTTGATCAACTGAGAGCTGGAACAGTTCATTTCAGGCTGGTGGAAGAAGAAGATGCTGCTTTCATTTGTGGCTTAAGAAATAATCCTGTACTGAATAAGCATATCTCACAGTCGTCAGCTGTCGTTGATGAGCAAAGAGCATGGATTAAGACTTATAAAAACAGGGAAAATCTTGGACAGGAATACTACTTTATCATCTGTAGAAATGATAACAATCTTCCTGTGGGTACGATCCGATTATATGACTTTCAGCTAAACCCGAAGAAATCATTCTGTTGGGGAAGCTGGATATTAAATGAGAACAAACCACGCTTTGCTGCCATTGAAAGTGCATTGCTGGTATATAAGTTCGCATTTGAGCAACTGAAATTTGAACAGTCTCATTTTGATGTGCGTAAAGAAAATACCGGCGTACATAACTTCCATATGAGACTGGGTGCTCAGCATATTGATGGAAATGAGCTGGATAATTTTTATATTTATCCGTCTTCAAAATATTATGAAATTCTGAATGAATATCAGAAGTTTCTGGGTTAAGGCATGCAGACGCTAAAGATTGAAAATATTAAAGTTGGCGATAAAGCTGAATTACAGCGCTGTTTCAGTGCTGAAGAAGTAACAGCATTTTCCAGACTGTCAGGAGACATTAATCCTGTACATCTTGATGAGGAATATGCATCAAATACGATGTTTGGTTCAAGAATTGTGCATGGTGCGCTTGCTTCCAGTATTTTTTCTACTATTTTTGCAAACACTTTACCAGGTCCTGGTTGTATATATCTGAAATCAGAAAATAAATTTCTGAAACCTGTTTATCTGAATGACATTGTGGACTATCAGGTTGAGGTCGTTGAGATTAACAGTGAACGCAAAAAAGTGATATTTGAGACCCGTGCTTTTATTAATGGTAAAACGTGTATAGCTGGGACAGCAGAGTTATACATTCCAGGTGAATAATCAGATGACAATTCCATTTTTAGATTTAAAACAGATAAATCAGCAGTATCGTTCAGAACTGGTTGAAGCATGCACGCGTGTGATTGACTCAGGATGGTACATTGGCGGTAATGAACTTGAAAAATTTGAGCAGAATTTTGCAGCATTCTGTGGTGTAAAATATGCAATTGGTGTTGCGAATGGTCTTGATGCACTGATACTTGTTCTTCGTGCATGGAAAGAGCTGGGTAAGCTTAAAGATGGTGATGAAGTCATTGTACCAGCGAATACCTATATCGCGAGCATTCTTGCAATTACGGCAAATAATCTGACACCTGTGCTGGTAGAGCCAGATGCTGGAAGTTTTAATATAGATCCTGAGTCTATTGAAAAAGTTATCACGGATAAAACTAGGGTTATTCTGGCAGTTCACCTTTATGGTCAGCTCGCTGATATGGTTTCAGTCATGTCGATTGCTGACAGACATAATTTGCTGGTGCTTGAAGATTCTGCTCAGGCGCATGGTGCTTCAAAAAATGGAGTCAGAGCCGGTAACTGGGGGCATGCCTCAGGTTTCAGTTTTTATCCAGGGAAAAATCTGGGTGCACTGGGCGATGCAGGTGCTGTCACAACAAATGATGTTGCACTGGCAGATATGCTTAAAGCATTGCGTAATTATGGTTCACATGAAAAGTATAAGAACCTTGTACCAGGTGTAAACAGTCGTCTTGATGAGATTCAGGCAGCAATGCTTGATGTTAAGCTGAAATACCTTGAAGCAGAGATCAGTCATCGTAGACAGATTGCCTCTATGTATATGGAAGGAATTAAGAATCCTTTAATTACATTGCCTCTACAACAGAGTGTGAATGCAACCGAATATGAACAGCATGTATGGCATCTGTTTGTTATACGCTGTGAAAAGCGTGATGAGCTGCAAAAATATTTACTCGATGCAGGCATTCAGACGCTGATTCATTACCCTGTGCCACCTCATAAACAGCAAGCCTATAAGGAAATGAATCACCTCAGTTATCCTTTAACGGAAGAAATTCATCAGCAGGTACTGAGTTTACCTATGGGACCAACGCTGGATATTGAAAGTGTTCAGCAGGTTATTAATTTATGTAATGCATTTAAGTCTTAAAAATGAAAAATTCAGAATTACCTTTGGTTTCAGTTATCATTCCTTGCTATAACCATGAAAAATTTATTCAGGAAAGCATTCAGTCTGTGATAGATCAAACCTATTCACGTATGGAACTGATTGTTATTGATGATGGGTCAAAGGATAATTCTGTACAGAAAATTGAAGAAATGAGGTCTGCCTGTGAAAGCAGGTTTGAGCATTTCCAGTTTATTTTCAGAGAAAACAGAGGATTGAGCAGAACCCTGAATCAGGGGTTGAGCCTTGCACACGGAGACTATTTCAGTACAGTTGCATCTGATGACATCATGTTGCCTGAAAAAACAGTAACTCAGCTGGATGTATTTAAAAAAGATCCATTAATTACAGCTGTTTTTGGTGCACATCAGTATATTGATGATGAAAGTAGGGTCGTCAGTGTAAAAAAAGGAGCATACAGAGAGTTCAGTTTTCAGGAGATCTTTTATCATCAGCATGATATCCCTGCATCATCACAGATGATTCGACTTTCATCTCTGAGGGATATCGGAGGGTATAATGAAAACACAAAAGTTGAGGACTGGGATTTGTGGCTTCGATTAACAGAAAGTGGAGCTAAGCTGGTTTATATACCCGATGTTATTGTTGGCTACAGAATGCACGATAATAACTTAAGCAAAGATAAATCCTTGATGTTTAATGAAGTGTTTAATATTGTACAAAGGTATAAGGATAAAAAAGGCTTTCCTTATGCTGAATATAAAGTTTTTAAGTTTTATAAAATCAGACCTGCTAAAGAAAAAAGTTATTTGCTGTATTTGTGGTTCAGACTGAAATATACACTTCTTTATCTGGCTAAAAGTATCAGTAAATAACAGGGTTTTCTTCGTATATGTTAGGGCAGTGGCTGGTTGATTATGTAAAGTTTAAAGGGTTTAATCTCCCAGGACTTTACTTTACTTTATTGAAGTTCAAAAAAATTTATAAAAAAAGGGTGGTCTGGCTGGATCAGCTGGATCATAGCCACAGAAAAGTAGACTGTGCTGTTCATCCCTGTGTCAGCTATTCACCCGCTATTGATTCTTCTGTTGATGCTGTTAAGGCACACAGCGTAGAGGTTAAGACCTCTTTTTATCATTTCAGCAATGTACTGTTTAACATCCGATCATCAGGTTTTCTTTTGCTGGAGAGTGATACTCTTATTCTGGAGAGACTACCTGAAGTATCTTTGAACTACTGTGATTATTCAGCAGGTTTTATACGGATGCATAGTGAAAGTTATGCATTAATCAGATTAAACAGAAAAAAAATTAAGCTGAACAGAGTACTCTTTTTAGGAGGAAATGGCTGCTTTAACTATTATCATTGGATCATTGAGCTGGCACCTAAAATATTATATTTAAATGAACAGCTTCTGGAAGATTATCCGGTGGATTGTATTGTTTGTGATTCAGCAATTGAAAATACAGCGTCATTCAGGAAAATACTGAAAGCCCTGCTTGCTGTAGCAAAAATTGATTTACCCATTGTATTTGTTGATAAATATGATGAGGTATATGCTGATGAAGTACTTTATATCAGTAATATGAACAATGTTGTATTCAATACTGTTGATAAACTGTCATCGGTTCAATACTCCCATTTTTCACCATCTTTACTGGCAGAAACCAAAAATATTCTGATTCAGTCTGTAAAGCCAGAAAAAGCAGCATATTCCAGAATTTTTCTCGCGAGAAAGGAAACTCAGGCAAGGCTTTATAATCAGGATGAAGTACTTGGCTATTTCATGACTCAAGGATTCCAACCGGTATATCTGGAGGAATATTCATTTGATGAGCAAATTGCTTTATTTGGCGCAGCAGAGTTTATTGTTGGTCCAAGTGGTGCCGCGTGGTCAAATCTGATTTTTTGTCAGAAAGGGTGTAAGGGGATCAGCTGGTTGCCTGAAAAACTGTCTGAGTTTTCAGTATTTTCATCTTTAGCCAAAATTTTTGAATGTGATCTGAGATTTGTAATGACTGATCAGATGGCAGATGAGCAGGACATTCACTCGGATTATAAGGTGAATGTCACAGATCTTCAAAAGTTATATGAGAAGATGAGAGATTAGTTTGTCTCGGTATTGCCTTTCAGTACCAGATAAATCAGTGCGGCAATAATAAAGAAACCTGCAATAAAACTGCTCATACTGAAATAAAGAATGCGCTGGTAAGTATCCAGGTTAAACAACTGATGGTTCAGGATATAACGCATGAAACCCCATTGTACAACTGAGAATACAATAATAATAATGGTATGACGAAGGACAGCAGGACGCATGGCCATGTGGTTTCACCTCTGAATTTAACCCGCTCATTATGTCATTTTAGAGACCGGATCTCAAATTAAAAGCTGTACGGTATTGTATGTGGAAATATGATTGACCAGACTTTATTTTTCAGAGGGACGATGATAAACGTTTTGCTGACCCTCAATATTGCGAAAGCGTCTATAACCCCAGATATACTGCTCCGGTGCAACATCAATCATCTGCTGCATTTCAGCATTTAATGTATCGACCGAAAGC encodes the following:
- a CDS encoding sugar 3,4-ketoisomerase, which produces MMSLIKLIDLPDLGDDRGGLVAIESNQSVPFEVKRLYYIFNTTDRPRGFHAHIELKQLAICLKGSCRFILDDGKSKEEILLDTPLQGLYIDGVVWREMHDFSEDCVLLVLASEHFSEADYIRDYQDFLKAVQNGNRI
- a CDS encoding MaoC family dehydratase, whose translation is MQTLKIENIKVGDKAELQRCFSAEEVTAFSRLSGDINPVHLDEEYASNTMFGSRIVHGALASSIFSTIFANTLPGPGCIYLKSENKFLKPVYLNDIVDYQVEVVEINSERKKVIFETRAFINGKTCIAGTAELYIPGE
- a CDS encoding GNAT family N-acetyltransferase encodes the protein MEIEFDQLRAGTVHFRLVEEEDAAFICGLRNNPVLNKHISQSSAVVDEQRAWIKTYKNRENLGQEYYFIICRNDNNLPVGTIRLYDFQLNPKKSFCWGSWILNENKPRFAAIESALLVYKFAFEQLKFEQSHFDVRKENTGVHNFHMRLGAQHIDGNELDNFYIYPSSKYYEILNEYQKFLG
- a CDS encoding glycosyltransferase family 61 protein, with protein sequence MHSESYALIRLNRKKIKLNRVLFLGGNGCFNYYHWIIELAPKILYLNEQLLEDYPVDCIVCDSAIENTASFRKILKALLAVAKIDLPIVFVDKYDEVYADEVLYISNMNNVVFNTVDKLSSVQYSHFSPSLLAETKNILIQSVKPEKAAYSRIFLARKETQARLYNQDEVLGYFMTQGFQPVYLEEYSFDEQIALFGAAEFIVGPSGAAWSNLIFCQKGCKGISWLPEKLSEFSVFSSLAKIFECDLRFVMTDQMADEQDIHSDYKVNVTDLQKLYEKMRD
- a CDS encoding DegT/DnrJ/EryC1/StrS family aminotransferase, whose translation is MTIPFLDLKQINQQYRSELVEACTRVIDSGWYIGGNELEKFEQNFAAFCGVKYAIGVANGLDALILVLRAWKELGKLKDGDEVIVPANTYIASILAITANNLTPVLVEPDAGSFNIDPESIEKVITDKTRVILAVHLYGQLADMVSVMSIADRHNLLVLEDSAQAHGASKNGVRAGNWGHASGFSFYPGKNLGALGDAGAVTTNDVALADMLKALRNYGSHEKYKNLVPGVNSRLDEIQAAMLDVKLKYLEAEISHRRQIASMYMEGIKNPLITLPLQQSVNATEYEQHVWHLFVIRCEKRDELQKYLLDAGIQTLIHYPVPPHKQQAYKEMNHLSYPLTEEIHQQVLSLPMGPTLDIESVQQVINLCNAFKS
- a CDS encoding glycosyltransferase family 2 protein — protein: MKNSELPLVSVIIPCYNHEKFIQESIQSVIDQTYSRMELIVIDDGSKDNSVQKIEEMRSACESRFEHFQFIFRENRGLSRTLNQGLSLAHGDYFSTVASDDIMLPEKTVTQLDVFKKDPLITAVFGAHQYIDDESRVVSVKKGAYREFSFQEIFYHQHDIPASSQMIRLSSLRDIGGYNENTKVEDWDLWLRLTESGAKLVYIPDVIVGYRMHDNNLSKDKSLMFNEVFNIVQRYKDKKGFPYAEYKVFKFYKIRPAKEKSYLLYLWFRLKYTLLYLAKSISK
- the rfbB gene encoding dTDP-glucose 4,6-dehydratase, translating into MRILVTGGAGFIGSALIRFLISNTANQVCNLDKLTYAGNLESLTEIENSPAYQFRQIDICDGAALEQVVQEFQPEVVMHLAAESHVDRSIDGPAAFIQTNIVGTYTLLEVVRKYWMTLAAEQKDSFRFHHISTDEVYGDLEGTTDLFTETTSYAPSSPYSASKASSDHLVRAWHRTYGLPVLVTNCSNNYGPYHFPEKLIPLVILNALEGKPLPVYGNGQQIRDWLFVEDHARALYKVVTEGVVGETYNIGGHNEKQNIEVVRTICGILDELSPSKSGQPYADQITFVKDRPGHDLRYAIDASKIATELGWKPQETFESGIRKTVEWYLSHMSWCQHVQDGSYQRERLGTEG
- the rfbA gene encoding glucose-1-phosphate thymidylyltransferase RfbA, with the protein product MTTVTKGIILAGGSGTRLYPITKGVSKQLLPIYDKPMVYYPLSVLMLAGIREVLIISTPDDIDGFKRLLGDGSQFGIELHYEIQPSPDGLAQAFIIGEDFIGDSNVCLVLGDNIFYGQGFTPMLRQAVAREKGATVFGYQVKDPERFGVVEFDEQKRAVSLEEKPEHPKSNFAVTGLYFYDNEVIQIAKQVKPSDRGELEITTVNQIYLEKGNLNVELLGRGFAWLDTGTHSSLLEAAQFVETIEKRQGYKVACLEEIALNNGWLSKQQVLSIGQSMSKNDYGQYLISLVNE